A genomic segment from Drosophila miranda strain MSH22 chromosome 3, D.miranda_PacBio2.1, whole genome shotgun sequence encodes:
- the LOC108159830 gene encoding uncharacterized protein LOC108159830 isoform X3: MRLAKCLCFIPLRVGVILTGCLFGATDIIIGSYGLYMVIRREFPDNVVEFFRTMDTLTCVACFTGTFYLMAFNDLMLIYGAIRKKSGYIGPWLMVNFVVLICTMVTALVSGIAIIRIVIACSS, encoded by the exons ATGCGTTTGGCCAAGTGCTTGTGTTTCATACCCCTTCGAGTGGGCGTGATCCTGACGGGCTGTCTGTTCGGCGCCACGGACATCATAATCGGCAGCTATGGGCTGTACATGGTGATTCGGAGGGAGTTCCCCGACAACGTGGTGGAGTTCTTTAGGACCATGGACACCCTCACGTGCGTGGCCTGCTTCACGGGCACCTTCTACTTGATGGCCTTCAACGACCTGATGCTGATCTATGGCGCCATCAGG AAAAAGTCCGGCTACATTGGTCCCTGGCTGATGGTCAACTTTGTGGTTCTCATCTGCACGATGGTCACGGCCCTGGTGAGCGGCATAGCCATCATACGAATCG